From the Hymenobacter yonginensis genome, one window contains:
- a CDS encoding RluA family pseudouridine synthase — MNRPNLWSEQKEILFEDNHLLVINKPAGLLVQGDATGDEPLSAKAEEYLRFKYKKPGAAFVGVAHRIDRPVSGIVVLAKTSKALSRLNEMFRDNKMHKTYWALTGMCPNPLSGHLTHWLVKDPIRNTTKAYPERHGQGLKSELDYQVLGQAGNRWLLQVNPITGRPHQIRVQLSTGLGTPIVGDVKYGFIAPLPDVSIALHARQLELQHPVTKENMVLVAPLPDMPHWEAAQAYY; from the coding sequence GTGAATCGTCCGAATCTGTGGTCGGAACAGAAGGAAATTCTGTTCGAAGACAACCATCTGCTCGTTATCAACAAGCCCGCCGGCCTGCTTGTGCAGGGCGACGCCACCGGCGACGAGCCCCTTTCGGCCAAGGCCGAGGAATACCTACGCTTCAAGTACAAGAAGCCCGGCGCCGCCTTCGTGGGCGTGGCGCACCGCATCGACAGGCCCGTGAGCGGCATTGTGGTGCTGGCCAAAACCAGCAAAGCCCTGAGCCGCCTCAACGAAATGTTCCGCGACAACAAGATGCACAAGACCTACTGGGCCCTCACCGGTATGTGCCCCAACCCGCTCAGCGGCCACCTCACACACTGGCTGGTCAAGGACCCCATCCGCAACACCACCAAAGCCTACCCCGAGCGCCACGGCCAGGGCTTGAAATCGGAGCTTGACTATCAGGTGCTGGGGCAGGCCGGCAACCGCTGGCTGCTGCAGGTGAACCCCATTACGGGCCGCCCGCACCAGATCCGGGTGCAGCTGAGCACCGGCCTGGGCACGCCCATCGTCGGCGACGTGAAGTACGGCTTTATTGCCCCGCTGCCCGACGTGAGCATCGCCCTGCACGCCCGCCAGCTGGAGTTGCAGCACCCTGTCACGAAGGAAAACATGGTGCTGGTAGCGCCCCTGCCGGATATGCCGCACTGGGAAGCGGCCCAGGCCTACTACTAA
- a CDS encoding putative LPS assembly protein LptD, with amino-acid sequence MRGFILRGLRATGPAVLCLLAALGLLNFTAQAQAPTPRRQQATSVPADVRRPAQILRADTTRSGLQRPRSGTAADTSGLVRRGTSPDSLNVAAGARRGGVETTVKYAAKDSIRFVVGEKKAILYDAASVNYGEMDLKANRITVDYSNNLLTAEGTQDSTGKTRGRPVFKNGAETYQAGRINYNFKSKKGKIADAVTQQGEGFVHAEVIKKNQFNEIYGRNGRYTTCNLEHPHFYINASKMKVIPGQKVVTGPFNLVIGGIPTPLGLPFGYFPSPSSTRASGLIIPTFGQSTDRGFFLRNGGYYWAANDNIGVRFTGDVYSGAGQQFGGWRGQAEMQYIKRYRYNGLLSFEFSSRPAERLLQEDGVTASGAVFRQPRSPKTLWLRWSHSPTPRPGGGRFSASVNAGSSDYNQQNSFEPRRFLTPAFSSTISYSKQLRNAPINYSLNLSQTQNTQTGEMSFVLPDATVQVARQYPYQWLGISPSGKFYEQLSFSYSLTGQNKVTNTQAARQLTGVPLLGGTNAGSVIPIKLENIATLLRNSQTGLRHDFQIQLGSYNVLKHINVSPAISYNEVWYFKRLDYSYNPVAQAIRVDTTTSFNRLYTVSGGVNLGTNFYGTLNRKGTRKIQAIRHKVTPNISYQYAPNANPDYRQSLNLPLGTSLDGQGRLVDSRIFSRYEGFLYGTPAGQRQSQVSFSLQNAVEMKVRNKNDTTGTTPFNKVSLIDGLDFSAGYNFLAVGPKLSPLSATFRTQIAKKLSVNITSSFDFYQRDTSGVTIDKFLFDQDNRRLTRLTSASLQLNYQFNPAQNPNKKSNIPRAVAPVNDPTLGNPNPINPYEDYVDFELPWEMTTGFSILYVDPGVRPSRGTYVRTRAFTTAALNLSGSVKLTSNTRVGYTTNYDFINKNPAFTSLDIFRDLHCWQITANWRPFSGYGQGYFVTIAAKSALLQDLKLNRNRTFLNY; translated from the coding sequence ATGCGCGGATTTATTCTGCGGGGCCTGCGGGCTACCGGGCCAGCTGTGTTGTGCCTGCTGGCGGCACTCGGACTATTGAATTTCACGGCCCAGGCGCAGGCCCCTACCCCGCGCCGGCAGCAGGCCACCTCGGTGCCCGCCGACGTGCGCCGCCCCGCCCAGATTCTGCGCGCCGACACAACCCGCTCGGGGCTGCAGCGCCCCCGCTCCGGCACCGCCGCCGACACCAGCGGCTTGGTGCGCCGCGGCACCTCCCCCGACTCGCTGAACGTGGCCGCCGGCGCCCGCAGAGGCGGCGTGGAAACCACCGTGAAGTACGCCGCCAAAGATTCCATCCGGTTTGTGGTAGGCGAGAAAAAGGCCATTCTGTATGATGCAGCCAGCGTGAACTACGGCGAGATGGACCTGAAGGCCAACCGCATTACCGTCGACTACAGCAACAACCTGCTCACGGCCGAAGGCACCCAGGACTCCACCGGCAAAACCCGCGGCCGTCCCGTGTTCAAGAACGGCGCCGAAACCTACCAGGCCGGCCGCATCAACTACAACTTCAAGAGCAAGAAAGGCAAGATTGCCGACGCCGTAACCCAGCAGGGCGAAGGATTCGTGCACGCCGAAGTCATCAAGAAAAACCAGTTCAACGAAATCTACGGCCGCAACGGGCGCTACACCACATGCAACCTCGAGCACCCGCACTTCTACATCAACGCCAGCAAGATGAAGGTGATTCCGGGCCAGAAAGTGGTAACCGGCCCCTTCAACCTGGTGATTGGCGGCATCCCCACGCCACTGGGGCTGCCGTTCGGCTATTTCCCCTCGCCCAGTTCCACCCGCGCCTCGGGCCTGATTATCCCTACGTTCGGGCAATCCACGGACCGGGGCTTTTTCCTGCGTAATGGCGGCTACTATTGGGCCGCCAACGACAATATCGGCGTGCGTTTCACCGGCGACGTCTACTCGGGTGCGGGCCAGCAGTTCGGTGGTTGGCGCGGCCAGGCCGAGATGCAGTACATCAAGCGCTACCGCTACAATGGCCTGCTGAGCTTCGAATTTTCGTCGAGGCCCGCCGAGCGGCTGCTGCAGGAAGACGGCGTGACGGCCTCGGGCGCGGTGTTTCGGCAGCCCCGAAGCCCCAAAACACTATGGCTGCGCTGGAGCCACTCGCCTACCCCGCGTCCCGGCGGCGGCCGGTTCTCGGCCAGCGTGAATGCTGGCAGCTCCGACTACAACCAGCAGAACTCGTTTGAGCCGCGCCGCTTCCTGACGCCGGCTTTCTCCTCTACCATCAGCTACAGCAAGCAGCTGCGCAACGCGCCCATCAACTACTCGCTGAACCTGAGCCAGACCCAGAACACGCAAACCGGCGAAATGAGCTTCGTGCTGCCCGACGCCACGGTGCAGGTGGCGCGGCAGTACCCGTACCAGTGGCTGGGCATTTCGCCGAGCGGCAAATTCTACGAGCAGTTGTCCTTCTCCTACTCGCTCACGGGCCAGAACAAGGTCACGAACACCCAGGCGGCGCGGCAGCTCACGGGCGTGCCGCTGCTGGGCGGCACCAACGCCGGTAGCGTCATCCCGATTAAGCTCGAAAATATTGCGACTCTGCTGCGCAACTCCCAGACCGGCCTGCGCCACGACTTCCAGATCCAGCTGGGCAGCTACAACGTGCTCAAACACATCAACGTCAGCCCAGCCATCAGCTACAACGAAGTCTGGTATTTCAAGCGACTGGATTACAGCTATAACCCCGTTGCTCAGGCAATCCGGGTAGATACCACCACCAGCTTCAACCGCCTCTACACGGTATCGGGCGGCGTGAACCTGGGTACCAACTTCTATGGCACACTAAACCGCAAGGGCACGCGCAAAATCCAGGCAATCCGCCACAAGGTTACGCCCAACATCAGCTACCAGTACGCGCCCAACGCCAACCCCGACTACCGCCAGAGCCTCAACCTGCCGCTGGGCACCAGCCTCGATGGGCAGGGCCGCTTGGTGGATTCGCGCATTTTCTCGCGCTACGAAGGATTCCTGTACGGCACGCCCGCCGGGCAGCGCCAGAGCCAGGTGAGCTTCTCGCTGCAGAACGCCGTGGAAATGAAGGTGCGCAACAAGAACGACACCACCGGCACCACGCCGTTCAACAAAGTCAGTTTGATTGACGGACTCGACTTCAGCGCCGGCTACAACTTCCTGGCCGTGGGCCCAAAACTGAGCCCGCTCAGCGCCACGTTCCGCACGCAGATAGCCAAAAAGCTCAGCGTCAACATCACCTCGTCGTTTGACTTCTACCAGCGCGACACCTCGGGCGTGACCATCGACAAGTTCCTGTTCGACCAGGATAACCGCCGCCTGACGCGCCTCACGTCGGCTTCGCTGCAGCTGAACTACCAGTTCAACCCGGCGCAGAACCCGAACAAGAAAAGCAACATACCGCGCGCTGTGGCCCCCGTAAATGACCCCACGCTCGGCAACCCCAACCCTATCAACCCCTACGAGGACTACGTGGACTTCGAGCTGCCCTGGGAAATGACCACCGGCTTCTCCATTCTCTACGTCGATCCGGGCGTGCGGCCTTCGCGCGGCACCTACGTGCGTACCCGTGCCTTTACCACGGCCGCCCTCAACCTGAGCGGCTCCGTGAAGCTGACCAGCAACACCCGTGTCGGCTACACCACCAACTACGACTTCATCAACAAAAACCCGGCTTTCACTTCGCTGGACATCTTCCGCGACCTGCACTGCTGGCAGATTACGGCCAACTGGCGCCCGTTCAGCGGCTACGGCCAGGGCTACTTCGTGACCATTGCCGCCAAGTCGGCGCTGCTGCAGGATCTGAAGCTGAACCGCAACCGCACGTTCCTGAACTATTAG
- a CDS encoding FEKKY domain-containing protein, producing the protein MRVFNTVQLIGLWLLVPAVALSQRRIVTDAEANASGANQLTFSSADCSRASSLAAADIANHLPFLILQSGFAPQSFAADTVFENSYGVFYREEGCTGSVKECVVLYNQQVFHYLTEKYGRQWLRTVRKDVVGFREWKKAQR; encoded by the coding sequence ATGCGGGTATTCAACACGGTGCAACTTATCGGCTTATGGCTGCTGGTGCCGGCGGTGGCATTGAGTCAGCGCCGGATAGTGACAGACGCGGAAGCAAACGCGTCGGGCGCCAACCAGCTGACCTTCTCCAGCGCGGACTGTAGTAGGGCCTCCTCCTTGGCTGCGGCAGATATTGCCAACCACTTGCCGTTTCTGATTTTGCAGAGTGGGTTTGCCCCGCAATCCTTTGCAGCAGACACTGTATTTGAAAATTCCTATGGCGTATTCTACCGCGAAGAAGGCTGCACAGGGTCGGTAAAGGAATGCGTGGTGTTGTACAACCAGCAGGTGTTCCACTACCTGACGGAAAAATATGGCCGCCAATGGCTGAGAACAGTCCGCAAAGATGTAGTTGGCTTCAGGGAATGGAAGAAAGCGCAACGGTAA
- a CDS encoding DUF5694 domain-containing protein, with translation MKASILLPLALALGATSFAQSVPPAEVMIVGCDHLSQIYKADKPATDVLTPRGQQEISRFTAAIARYRPDMVMVEALPEQQPRIDSLYALYRQDKLDLAALPGGRSEIYQVAFRLGKQLQLPRIYCANAPGGTSQGILRTGQNIALYQQAGAELSKVSGAKRAGMEDGSLPLSRYLAAINQPELYNLVYRLRYVTPARVTNSRFTNPDAAVDTAFVNPRYIGAELISVFKNRDYKIYSNIVTQALAARPKRVLALFGAAHIGSLQSIFASDPEFRVVESRKYLKK, from the coding sequence ATGAAAGCCTCTATACTGCTCCCGCTGGCGCTGGCACTTGGCGCCACCAGCTTCGCCCAGTCGGTCCCGCCCGCCGAGGTGATGATTGTGGGCTGCGACCATCTCAGCCAGATCTACAAAGCCGATAAGCCCGCAACCGACGTGCTGACGCCCCGGGGCCAGCAGGAAATCAGCCGCTTCACGGCCGCTATTGCCCGCTACCGCCCCGATATGGTGATGGTGGAAGCCCTGCCCGAGCAGCAGCCCCGTATCGACAGCCTCTACGCCTTATACCGCCAAGATAAGCTGGATCTGGCCGCGCTACCGGGCGGCCGCAGCGAGATATACCAGGTGGCGTTCCGGCTAGGCAAGCAGCTGCAGCTGCCCAGAATCTACTGCGCGAATGCGCCGGGCGGCACTTCCCAAGGCATTTTGCGTACTGGCCAGAACATTGCGCTGTACCAACAGGCCGGTGCGGAGCTGAGCAAAGTATCCGGGGCCAAGCGAGCCGGAATGGAAGATGGCAGCCTGCCGCTGTCCCGCTATCTGGCCGCCATCAATCAGCCGGAGCTCTATAACCTAGTGTACCGGCTGCGCTACGTGACGCCAGCGCGGGTGACGAACAGCCGCTTTACCAACCCCGATGCAGCCGTGGATACGGCCTTCGTGAACCCCCGATACATTGGGGCGGAGCTGATTTCGGTGTTCAAGAACCGCGACTATAAAATCTACTCCAACATCGTGACGCAGGCCCTGGCGGCCCGGCCGAAGCGGGTGCTGGCCCTGTTTGGGGCGGCGCATATTGGTTCGTTGCAAAGCATCTTCGCCAGCGACCCGGAGTTTCGGGTGGTGGAGTCGCGGAAGTACCTGAAGAAGTAG
- a CDS encoding acyl-CoA desaturase, whose product MAILVFFIAHYYLSLFTQTFFLHRYAAHKMFTMNKFWERFFFLFTYICQGSSFLSPRAYALLHRMHHAYSDTEMDPHSPHFSSNAFSMMWKTKVIYSEVVLDKHDAAKRFEGDTPEWSWLDKFGGTVYSRLGWGTVYVLFYINFATAWWQYLLLPVHFLMGPIHGAIVNWGGHKYGYQNFDNHDKSRNTLPFDFLAFGELFQNNHHKLPMRVNFGVKKWELDPTYSVIWLLDKARIVKVKRKWQESVPMAA is encoded by the coding sequence ATGGCAATTCTCGTTTTCTTCATTGCCCATTACTACCTGTCGCTGTTCACGCAGACATTTTTCCTGCACCGCTACGCGGCGCACAAGATGTTTACGATGAACAAGTTCTGGGAGCGTTTCTTCTTCCTGTTCACCTACATCTGCCAGGGCTCTTCGTTCCTGTCGCCGCGGGCGTACGCGCTGCTGCACCGCATGCACCACGCCTACTCCGACACCGAGATGGACCCCCACTCGCCCCACTTCTCCTCGAATGCTTTTTCGATGATGTGGAAGACCAAGGTGATTTACAGCGAAGTAGTGCTCGACAAGCACGACGCAGCCAAGCGCTTTGAAGGCGACACGCCCGAGTGGAGCTGGCTCGACAAGTTCGGCGGCACCGTGTATTCCCGCTTGGGCTGGGGCACGGTCTACGTGCTGTTCTACATCAACTTCGCCACGGCCTGGTGGCAGTACCTGCTGCTGCCGGTGCACTTTCTGATGGGCCCGATTCACGGCGCTATCGTGAACTGGGGCGGCCACAAATACGGCTACCAGAACTTCGACAACCACGACAAGTCGCGCAACACGCTGCCCTTCGACTTCCTGGCTTTCGGCGAGCTGTTCCAGAACAATCACCACAAGCTGCCGATGCGCGTCAACTTCGGCGTGAAGAAATGGGAGCTGGATCCCACCTACTCGGTTATCTGGCTGCTCGATAAGGCCCGCATCGTGAAGGTGAAGCGCAAGTGGCAGGAATCGGTGCCGATGGCCGCTTAA
- the panB gene encoding 3-methyl-2-oxobutanoate hydroxymethyltransferase: protein MSQHKEVKLVTTHQLLAMKQRGEKISMLTAYDFSMATILDGAGIDVLLVGDSASNVMAGHETTLPITLDQMIYHAQSVVRAVKRAFVVVDMPFGSYQGNSSVALQSAIRIMKESGGHGIKLEGGAEIKDSITRILTAGIPVMGHLGLTPQSIYKFGTYTVRAKEEAEAQKLIEDALLLEEIGCFALVLEKIPSSLAKQVAEKLTIPVIGIGAGPDVDGQVLVVHDMLGITKEFKPRFLRRYADLGDIMHEAVQRYIQDVKSRDFPTQEEAY from the coding sequence ATGTCTCAGCACAAAGAAGTCAAGCTCGTGACCACCCATCAGCTGCTGGCTATGAAGCAGCGCGGGGAGAAGATTTCCATGCTCACGGCCTACGATTTCTCCATGGCCACCATTCTCGACGGTGCCGGCATCGATGTGCTGCTCGTCGGCGACTCGGCCTCCAACGTCATGGCCGGCCACGAAACCACGCTGCCCATCACCCTCGACCAGATGATCTACCACGCCCAAAGCGTGGTGCGCGCTGTGAAGCGTGCCTTTGTGGTGGTGGATATGCCGTTTGGCTCCTACCAGGGCAATTCGTCGGTAGCGCTGCAGTCGGCCATTCGCATCATGAAGGAGTCGGGCGGGCACGGCATCAAGCTGGAAGGCGGCGCCGAAATCAAGGACAGCATCACCCGCATCCTCACGGCCGGCATCCCGGTGATGGGCCATCTGGGCCTCACTCCCCAAAGTATTTATAAATTTGGCACCTACACCGTGCGGGCCAAAGAGGAAGCCGAGGCGCAGAAGCTCATCGAAGATGCCCTGCTGCTGGAAGAAATCGGCTGCTTTGCCCTAGTGCTGGAGAAAATCCCTTCCTCACTAGCCAAGCAGGTAGCCGAGAAGCTCACCATTCCGGTTATCGGCATCGGCGCCGGCCCTGATGTGGACGGGCAGGTACTGGTAGTGCATGACATGCTGGGCATCACCAAGGAGTTCAAGCCGCGCTTCCTGCGCCGCTACGCCGACCTGGGCGACATCATGCACGAAGCCGTGCAGCGCTACATCCAGGACGTAAAAAGCCGTGACTTCCCGACCCAGGAAGAAGCATATTAA
- a CDS encoding MlaD family protein — MSKEIKVALLGIVALVALYLGFNFLKGSNLLSSDHTYYARYDNVDGLTVGNPVILNGVKVGQVKEMRLLPEEGNKVKVAVELQKDVVVGDSTVASLSGSLLGSKTITLFLGRNSKVYDGGEELKSYTVASITDAFQAKALPVLGTVDSTLTKVNGFLSKEAKVSLQATLLNAQGSTEALKNLLIMNQRNINQITTNMARLTSELNKTSAKFDRIATNFSTLSDSLKNAPVGPAMRKLNATMTEAQGTMTTLNRSLSDQKGSLGKLMNDTTLYNNLNATAASTNTLLTDFQANPKRYVHFSVFGGGKDKTKKEVETTTVKPNGTTVETETKTTNK; from the coding sequence GTGTCGAAAGAAATCAAAGTAGCCCTGTTGGGCATCGTGGCCCTGGTAGCACTGTACCTGGGCTTTAATTTCCTGAAGGGCAGCAATCTGCTTTCCTCAGACCACACCTACTATGCCCGCTACGACAACGTGGACGGCCTCACAGTAGGCAACCCCGTGATTCTGAACGGCGTGAAAGTGGGCCAGGTGAAGGAAATGCGCCTGCTGCCGGAAGAAGGCAACAAGGTGAAAGTGGCCGTGGAGCTGCAGAAGGATGTGGTGGTCGGCGACTCGACGGTGGCCAGCCTGAGTGGTTCGCTGCTGGGCTCGAAAACCATTACCCTGTTTCTGGGCCGCAACTCCAAGGTGTACGACGGCGGCGAAGAGCTGAAATCCTACACCGTGGCCAGCATCACTGACGCCTTCCAGGCCAAGGCCCTGCCGGTGCTGGGCACCGTTGACTCGACGCTGACGAAGGTGAATGGCTTCCTGAGCAAAGAGGCGAAGGTAAGCCTGCAGGCCACCCTGCTCAACGCCCAAGGGAGCACCGAGGCGCTGAAGAACTTGCTGATCATGAACCAGCGCAACATCAACCAGATTACCACCAACATGGCCCGCCTGACCTCGGAGCTGAATAAGACCAGCGCCAAGTTCGACCGGATTGCCACCAACTTTTCTACCCTCAGCGACTCGCTGAAGAATGCTCCCGTGGGCCCTGCCATGCGCAAGCTCAACGCCACCATGACGGAGGCACAAGGCACCATGACCACGCTCAACCGCTCGCTGTCGGACCAGAAAGGTTCGTTGGGTAAGCTGATGAACGACACTACGCTTTACAACAACCTCAACGCCACGGCCGCCAGCACCAACACGCTGCTCACCGACTTCCAGGCCAACCCCAAGCGCTACGTGCACTTCTCGGTGTTCGGCGGCGGCAAGGACAAGACCAAGAAGGAAGTAGAAACCACTACCGTGAAGCCCAACGGCACCACGGTGGAAACCGAAACCAAAACGACCAACAAGTAG
- a CDS encoding DUF1572 domain-containing protein, translating to MDTDYLTSARKQFEYYKLLGDQTFAQLPDEALFWQPNAESNSVATIVKHLWGNMLSRWTDFLTTDGEKPWRQREAEFDNDLGTRAEVLARWEAGWSCLLAALDSLTPDNWDQPVYIRNQGHTITEALNRQLAHYPYHVGQIVFIGKLVRAGQWQSLSIPRGTSAAYNAEKFAQEPHRAHFTDEYLGRKPE from the coding sequence ATGGATACCGACTACCTCACCAGCGCCCGCAAGCAGTTTGAGTACTACAAGCTGCTCGGCGACCAGACGTTTGCCCAGTTGCCCGACGAAGCCCTGTTCTGGCAGCCCAATGCCGAAAGCAACAGCGTAGCCACCATCGTGAAGCACCTGTGGGGCAACATGCTCTCCCGCTGGACTGATTTCCTGACCACCGACGGCGAGAAGCCCTGGCGGCAGCGCGAGGCCGAGTTCGACAACGACCTGGGCACCCGGGCCGAGGTGTTGGCGCGCTGGGAAGCAGGCTGGAGCTGCCTGCTGGCCGCCCTCGACTCGCTCACGCCCGACAACTGGGACCAGCCGGTGTACATCCGCAACCAGGGCCATACCATCACGGAGGCCCTCAACCGGCAGCTGGCGCACTACCCGTACCACGTGGGGCAAATAGTGTTCATCGGGAAGCTGGTGCGGGCGGGGCAGTGGCAGTCGTTGTCAATTCCGCGCGGCACGTCGGCGGCGTACAACGCCGAGAAGTTTGCGCAGGAGCCCCACCGGGCTCATTTCACCGACGAGTACCTGGGCCGCAAGCCCGAATAA
- a CDS encoding N-acetylmuramoyl-L-alanine amidase family protein yields MLCFSGAPAAVAPEGPAPRPVLSTKPQGYHLRTVVLDAGHGGKDRGCAGVKAREADVALKIILALGRQIEDSMPGVKVVYTRKTDVFVELADRAGIANKHNADLFISVHCNAAAPGAYGTEVWTMGPHKTDANLSVAKRENAVILQEDNYKERYNGFDPTSPQSHILFSLYQSAHIVNSIRFAQKVDKQFRTTVKRTSRGVKQAGFLVLWKSTMPSVLIESGFLTNRQEEAYLNDKTNQSYMASGIFRAFRDYKNELEAMNGE; encoded by the coding sequence TTGCTCTGTTTTTCTGGTGCTCCGGCGGCGGTAGCGCCGGAAGGCCCGGCCCCACGTCCTGTTCTTTCGACTAAGCCGCAGGGCTACCACCTGCGGACCGTAGTGCTCGATGCCGGCCACGGCGGCAAAGACCGGGGCTGCGCGGGCGTGAAAGCCCGCGAAGCCGACGTGGCCCTGAAAATTATTCTGGCCCTGGGCCGGCAGATAGAGGATTCGATGCCGGGCGTAAAGGTTGTCTACACCCGCAAAACCGACGTGTTCGTGGAGCTGGCCGACCGCGCCGGCATTGCCAATAAGCACAATGCCGACCTTTTCATCTCGGTGCACTGCAACGCTGCAGCCCCCGGCGCCTATGGCACTGAAGTCTGGACCATGGGCCCGCACAAGACCGACGCCAACCTGTCGGTGGCCAAGCGCGAAAACGCCGTAATTCTGCAGGAAGACAATTATAAGGAACGCTACAACGGCTTCGACCCGACTTCGCCGCAGAGCCATATTCTGTTTTCGCTCTACCAGAGTGCCCACATCGTGAACAGCATTCGGTTTGCCCAAAAAGTGGATAAGCAGTTCCGCACGACTGTGAAACGCACCTCGCGCGGGGTGAAGCAGGCCGGTTTTCTGGTGCTCTGGAAATCCACCATGCCGTCGGTACTCATTGAATCCGGCTTCCTGACCAACCGCCAGGAAGAAGCCTACCTGAACGATAAGACCAATCAGTCGTATATGGCCTCGGGTATCTTCCGGGCCTTCCGCGACTATAAGAACGAGTTGGAGGCCATGAATGGGGAATAG
- a CDS encoding acyl-CoA carboxylase subunit beta, with product MNLEFNRNEDSLKQLNFQLKKRLEKMQLGGGEKRIAAHKAKGKLTARERIEYLLDKDSETVEIGAFAGEGMYPEEGGCPSGGVVVVIGWVQGRQCVVVANDATVKAGAWFPITAKKNLRAQEISIENKLPIIYLVDSAGVYLPMQDEIFPDKEHFGRIFRNNAVMSSMGIVQLAAIMGPCVAGGAYLPIMSDEAMIVDGTGSVFLAGSYLVKSAIGESIDNETLGGATTHSEISGVTDYKFSTDEECLDHIRNIFDKLGGHATAGFSRKTPAAPKENPAEILGLLPADRAKPYDMMDIINRLVDNSEFEPYKDLYGQTLLCGLARIDGWAVGIVANQRKIVKTKKGAMQMGGVIYSDSADKAARFIMNCNQKRIPLVFLHDVSGFMVGSQSEHGGIIKDGAKMVNAMSNSVVPKFSVVIGNSYGAGNYAMCGKAYDPRLIVAWPTAQLAVMSGAAAANTLLQIQVASLKAKGEVITPEAEKELLDRIKARYDEQLSPYYAAARLWVDAIIDPLETRKVISQGISMANHAPIEKAYNVGVIQV from the coding sequence ATGAACCTCGAATTCAACCGAAACGAAGACAGCCTCAAACAACTCAACTTCCAGCTGAAAAAGCGGCTGGAGAAAATGCAGCTCGGCGGCGGCGAGAAGCGCATTGCCGCGCACAAAGCCAAGGGCAAGCTCACGGCCCGGGAGCGAATCGAGTATTTGCTTGATAAAGACTCGGAAACCGTGGAAATCGGGGCGTTTGCGGGGGAGGGGATGTACCCGGAGGAAGGCGGCTGCCCCTCGGGCGGCGTGGTGGTAGTCATTGGCTGGGTGCAGGGCCGGCAGTGCGTGGTAGTGGCCAACGACGCCACCGTAAAGGCCGGCGCCTGGTTCCCGATTACAGCCAAAAAGAACCTGCGGGCCCAGGAAATCAGCATCGAAAACAAGCTGCCCATCATCTACCTCGTGGACTCGGCGGGCGTGTACCTGCCGATGCAGGACGAAATCTTCCCCGACAAGGAGCACTTCGGCCGCATCTTCCGCAACAACGCCGTAATGAGCAGCATGGGCATCGTGCAACTGGCCGCCATTATGGGCCCCTGCGTGGCCGGCGGGGCCTACCTGCCGATTATGTCCGACGAGGCCATGATTGTGGACGGCACCGGCTCGGTGTTCCTGGCGGGCTCTTACCTGGTGAAGTCGGCCATCGGCGAATCCATCGATAATGAGACGCTGGGCGGCGCTACTACCCACTCCGAAATTTCGGGCGTGACGGACTACAAGTTCAGCACCGACGAGGAGTGCCTGGACCACATCCGCAACATCTTCGACAAGCTGGGCGGCCACGCCACGGCCGGCTTCTCGCGCAAAACGCCCGCCGCCCCCAAGGAAAACCCGGCCGAAATCCTGGGTTTGCTGCCCGCCGACCGCGCTAAGCCCTACGATATGATGGACATCATCAACCGGCTGGTCGATAATTCGGAGTTCGAGCCTTACAAGGACCTCTACGGCCAGACGCTGCTCTGCGGCCTGGCGCGCATTGATGGCTGGGCCGTGGGCATCGTGGCCAATCAGCGCAAAATCGTGAAGACCAAGAAGGGTGCCATGCAGATGGGCGGCGTCATCTATTCCGACTCGGCCGACAAGGCGGCGCGCTTCATCATGAACTGCAACCAGAAGCGCATCCCGCTGGTGTTCCTGCACGACGTATCGGGCTTCATGGTAGGCTCGCAGAGTGAGCACGGCGGCATCATCAAGGACGGCGCCAAAATGGTGAATGCCATGAGCAACTCCGTAGTGCCCAAATTCTCGGTGGTCATCGGCAACAGCTACGGCGCCGGCAACTACGCCATGTGCGGCAAAGCCTACGATCCACGCCTCATCGTGGCCTGGCCCACGGCCCAGCTGGCCGTAATGAGCGGCGCCGCTGCCGCCAACACGCTCCTCCAGATTCAGGTAGCGTCCCTGAAAGCCAAAGGCGAAGTCATCACGCCCGAAGCTGAGAAGGAGCTGCTGGACCGCATCAAAGCCCGCTACGACGAGCAGCTCTCGCCCTACTACGCAGCGGCCCGCCTCTGGGTAGATGCCATCATCGACCCTCTGGAAACCCGCAAAGTCATTTCCCAAGGCATCAGCATGGCCAACCATGCCCCGATTGAAAAGGCGTACAATGTGGGCGTTATTCAGGTGTGA